The genomic DNA AGGTGCGCTACCGCGAGCGGGCCAGGCGTTTCGTGTGCGGCCACGGCTTCGCCGAGGGCGACCCCCGCATCCGCGTGGGCTGCACGGCGGAGCTCAGCGGCCTAGGGGCCATGTTCGATGGCCGCTACTACGTGGTGCGCGCCTGCCACAGCTTCGACCTCGACCAAGGCTTCAAGACCGAGTTTGATGTCGAGCGCGCCGGGATCGGATCGTAGCCCGCGCCCGAGCAGCAAGCGACATCCGGAAAGGCAGACCAGTGATCGACACCTTCGCCCAGCTTGAGCGGGCCGCCACCGGCCCAGGCGGACTCTTCTACGGCGTCTACACCGCGCTCGTGACCGATCTGAACGATCCCGACGGCCAGGGCCGCGTGCGCGTGCGCCTGCCGTGGTCGCCCGACCCCGACGGCGGCAGCTACGAGGCCTGGGCGCGGCTGGCCACCATGATGGCGGGCAACAACCGCGGCAGCTGGTTCATCCCCGACATCGACGACGAGGTACTGGTGGCCTTCGAGGCGGGCAACCCGCGCCGCCCCTATGTGGTGGGAGCGCTCTGGAACGGCAGCGACGCGCCGCCCGCCAGCATGGATGGCGCGTCGCGCAACACCACCAAGCGCATCCGCTCGCGCAACGGCGTGGTGGTGACGATGGACGACAGCGACGGCCAGGAGCAGCTGGTGCTGGAGACGCCCGGCGGGCAGAAGGTGACGCTGCGCGACGGCCCCGGCAGCGTCGAGATCGTCGACAGCAACGGCAACTCGGTCAAGCTCGACAGCGCGGGCATCACCATCACCGCAGCGGCCAAGGTCACGGTCAACGCCGCCACCGTGGCGGTGAGC from Chloroflexia bacterium SDU3-3 includes the following:
- a CDS encoding type IV secretion protein Rhs; this translates as MIDTFAQLERAATGPGGLFYGVYTALVTDLNDPDGQGRVRVRLPWSPDPDGGSYEAWARLATMMAGNNRGSWFIPDIDDEVLVAFEAGNPRRPYVVGALWNGSDAPPASMDGASRNTTKRIRSRNGVVVTMDDSDGQEQLVLETPGGQKVTLRDGPGSVEIVDSNGNSVKLDSAGITITAAAKVTVNAATVAVSAGMVTVDAGMSRFSGVVQCDTLIASTVVGASYTPGAGNIW